One Paroedura picta isolate Pp20150507F chromosome 3, Ppicta_v3.0, whole genome shotgun sequence genomic window carries:
- the LOC143831406 gene encoding olfactory receptor 13H1-like — MGTPNETTVTEFILVGLSGHPQAQAVLFSFFSVVYLISTFGNGLMVILIIADSHLHSPMYFFLCVLSSVDLIISNNVLPEILVHCFFYMPTISFYRCLVQMYVGLLFVATECLLLAVMAYDRSVAICQPLHYMQIMSWRFCSSLISLCMSLSLLNMLINILLQPTDFCGQKIIDHFGCELQSFLKLACSDTHISELYVQLSTLVVVVSPFGFIVVTYGRIGLAILRIRSTQGRKKAFSTCSSHLTVVGVFYGTIIIMYLKPQQKSISDKEKVIALLYGALTPTLNPLIYSLRNRDVKGAFWRVFGREKSE; from the coding sequence ATGGGAACTCCAAATGAGACCACAGTGACTGAATTCATCTTGGTTGGTTTATCGGGACACCCGCAAGCCCAGGCtgtgttgttttcatttttctcagTGGTGTACCTCATAAGCACTTTTGGGAATGGGCTCATGGTCATCTTGATCATTGCGGACTCTCACCTTCATTctcccatgtatttctttctttgcGTCCTCTCCTCGGTAGACCTCATCATTTCCAACAATGTACTCCCTGAAATCCTGGTCCACTGCTTCTTTTACATGCCCACCATCTCCTTCTACAGATGCCTGGTTCAGATGTACGTTGGTCTcttattcgttgcaacggaatgTCTTCTTCTGGCGGTCATGGCCTACGACCGTTCCGTAGCAATATGCCAGCCCCTCCACTACATGCAGATCATGAGCTGGAGATTTTGTAGCAGTTTAATTTCTTTATGCATGAGCCTTTCTTTACTGAACATGTTGATCAACATACTGTTGCAGCCAACTGACTTCTGTGGACAAAAGATCATTGATCATTTTGGGTGCGAGCTGCAATCGTTCCTCAAACTGGCCTGCTCGGACACTCACATCAGTGAGCTCTACGTGCAACTCTCCACCCTTGTTGTCGTAGTATCACCctttggttttattgttgtaacctaCGGGCGGATAGGCTTAGCAATCCTGCGCATTCGCTCCACCCAGGGTCGCAAAAAGGCTTTCTCCACCTGTAGTTCTCACCTCACTGTGGTCGGTGTCTTTTATGGTACCATCATAATTATGTACTTGAAGCCCCAACAGAAATCCATCTCAGATAAAGAGAAGGTCATAGCTTTACTGTATGGCGCCTTAACTCCCACGCTCAACCCCCTGATCTACAGCTTGAGAAACAGGGATGTGAAGGGAGCTTTCTGGAGAGTGTTTGGTAGGGAAAAGTCAGAATAA